The genomic interval TAGTGTCTGTTAAATGATTaattaatgataaataaatgaaaaagcgCTCGATGTGAACAAATAGTCACTATAGCGTGGTATATTGTATTTGCAGTGCGAGCTTAGCCAAGTAGCTGTTTTAGCTTGTAAGGCAGTTTTCCGTCAATAAATAAGCTGACGTTAACTTGGTTAACGGGTACATTAGCTGAGCTGTAACCTTGTTAAGTTTACGAGCCACTGGCGCATTTAGTGCAACCACGCCACCGGCGAGCTAGCccagggtttgtttttgtttttccaaagtgACGACGTGTAGCTGTAACGTCACGTCAGTCACGTTTCATCTGAAATATGCAGTGTCACAAGCCGTGCAACTTTAGTGTGAGCATCAACAAAAGCAGGCCAAATTCAACAATTAACAGCTTaaattcttgtgtttttttgtttgtttttttttaacaaattaatattcaagagaaacaaacatcaTGAGCTAAAAACAGACCGCGCTTTAAACATAAGAAAAAGAAGCTGCAGTAGCTTCAGGCCTCCCATCTGCACCATTTGGTAGGTGCTAAACTTGGGAGTATTTTAATGCCAACTAACACTTCCTTCTTCATtagaaacatttcagaaaatgattaaaacaaatGCACATCACTCCCTACAGTAATGTCTAATTAAATGTTGTTATATCAACTGTCATGCAGTATTTGCATTGACTAAGACAAGAATTGTGAAAGCTCCAACGTTTGAGAAGCTGAAAATAGAGAGTGATGCTTTTTCTCACAATTTGGCCATTAAAAAAGTAATGCAAttttaaaatcacttttttataaaataaaaacagcaggacTGTGTATACAATAGGATTAGAAAGCAAGAGGGTGCCTATCGGTAAACGTTTAAATGCAGGGTAGGGGCTAACTCATGTGATGATGGCTTAATTAAGCAGCTCAGATCCCCTGCAGGGATGAGTTTATGTGCATGTTTGCTGCAAAACAAGGATTGCAGATTTGAAAATGTGCTTTCCACCTCAGTATTAAACAGAGTGGATTTATTAATCTGcatcaatttcttttttttttttttaaggatgaaacgggtgagaggaggagaggagggaagcGATGACTCCTCCAGTGAGAGCCCACCGGAGGCTTGCAAGAAGGTGCGGAAACAGATGAGCGATGATTCGGAGGCAAATGTGGCCGGTGAGTCACTAGACTGTGACTGGGCACGGCTGCCTCAGGAGCTCCTGCTGCACATCTTCCAGTACCTGCCGCTGCTGGACCGAGCTTATGCCTCTCAGGTGTGCCGTGGGTGGAACCAAGCTTTCCACATGCCTGAGCTGTGGAGATGCTTTGAGTTTGAGCTTAACCAGCCAGCTAGCTCTTACCTGAAAGCCACACATCCAGACCTCATCAAGCAGATCATAAAGAGGCACTCCAATCACCTGCAGTATGTCAGTTTCAAGGTAAAATTGTATACGTGTTGCCACATGTGTCCTCATTCTGGGCTCAGACGTTTACAAGCAGCTTCTGTTTAACAATGTTTGGCTGTTCTTGCAGTGATGTGCAATCTTTGTTTGTCCTTATCAGGTCGATAGTAGTACGGAATCTGCAGAGGCAGCTTGTGACATTCTTTCACAGTTGGTGAATTGCTCACTGAAGACCTTGGGCCTCATCTCTACAGCCAGGCCCAGTTTCATGGAGGTTCCAAAGGTATAATTGACACTGTCAGGAGGGGTCTGGGTCTTTCCAGTTTCCTTCTCTTTAGATTTGGAAGGAAAATCAAAGGAATTCTTGTTGTTTCAATGTACATCCTCTCTTATCCGTAGTCTCATTTTATTTGAGAATGGGGCTCAAAAGCAGCATCTGTTCTTGTGCATGGTCAAGGGCAAATTTGTTATTACTTCCACATCTTCAAAAGGACACAGGATGTTATTTGTGCACATGTTGTTTGGTCTCTTTTGACCTCCTTTTCCACAAAATGAGCTGTGCTCCTTGAACCGGTTACATTCAGATTCCTTGGAAATCATTGAGCAAACCAACTTCAGGgcgtaatttttttgtttttaaaatctatCTTTAATGAAAGGCGTTGCACGTTCTACAGCCTGTGAAAACTGACACACCCACTGTCGCCACAGTTCACACTTTTAATCTCCTGAACCAGTTTTCCACCATCTTAGTTGAATTCCTTTGAATGTTTTAAAATCAGCTGCATGAACTTGCATGTAAATCATTGCACATTTGGTGGAAAAGGGGGTTATTAATGCACACCAAAAAGGTTTTTATGAACTCTTAAATGGTACAAAGATCTCAAAAGCTGTGATCTGTCACGTTGTCATAAAATTGAACGTCACATGCACGTGTCTAAGGCCTCTCTCATTCTCCAGAGCCTGCTCTTTTGGGGCTCTCTTTAAGCTTCTCACAGCCTGTGCTCCTTTCCCTTAAACTGCGGATAAATATTAAAGGACGCGGTGTACTTGGGGTTTCTCACAATGATGATGCAGGCTGCCAGTTTGCTAAAGCACCTTTTGGCACAATAAAATCTTCTGAGCTTCTCCAAGAAGAGCTCTCAAAATCACTGTTATTACTCACATACTTCTGTCAAAGGGTACATTTGATTGAAACCAGAAGAGGActgaatgtatttaaaaaaaagacttgtttttcacattttgaaaaGAACCAGATATTACACCACATTTTCTCGAGAAACACCTTTTCACTGTTGTAATGTAGCTGCCGTAAAGTCAGACACATTTAAGACTTAGCAACAATTCTACATTAGTTTTTATTAAGAAATCTGCCACATTTTCCTGTCATCAGTTTGTCAGGTTCCTCTCCTAAACCCAGACGTGTAGTAGTCAGCAGCCATACAGATGTATGTAGTTTAGTCTGCAAGGCTCAAGAGTAATTCAGGTAGAGTTGCACCCATTGCAATGGGCACACCTTTGCAGTGTTTCATTCGCAACTTGTTTACCTTGTGTGTGAAATCTACAGATTAAAGTTGTGTCTAATCTTAAGACCAGTAATTATTTACAGATGTGGACAGTCAGCATGAGCGAAACAGGTTTGCTTACTTATGAGTGAGCCATAGCGCACCGTGGCCCATCAAACTGTATATTAGTGGGACGGGCTGCGTTTGGGTAAAACGTCATTCCAGACACAAACGATTAAATGTGAAAGCATCAGGATTTAAGATCATTACAGTTCAGTGTGTCATGTTTGTCCTTCCACAGTCTCACTTCATCTCAGCTCTGACTGTGGTGTTCGTCAACTCCAAATCGTTGTCTTCGCTGAAGATTGATGACACACCAGTTGACGATCCATCTCTGAAGGTGCTGGTGGCCAACAACAGCGACACCCTGAAACTGCTTAAAATGAGCAGCTGCCCTCATGTCTCCCCTGCAGGTACAGTGCAGTGCATGTAAGACACACTGAGGACATTTATTTTCCACTTACAACGGAAATGGAAAATGAGTGCAGTGCTGTGCAGAGGTTTTGAGCCATCACTCATcgttttatattttgcttcagaGGAGCCAGAATtgaatgtcattttttaaaatgtgcagtaGTTCTTCATagtttctgaaggtctttcagtgtttttcttcagGCATTGGCTGCTTTccggtccttgtacctgaccattttcagaggaatgtttttgtttaggcTATTTAACACTCACCTGTGAACCATTTCAAGCataaaggcacctaactcaaagcATGAATCAGCGTTATGTCTACTcgtaacagacaacttggcaaagaacctgttttaaaattttaatggtCTAAGCGGCAGGGTGGCTGTCAGGCTGatgtatgccaaattacacaggaGCTGAAGTGAAAATTAATCTTATGGAGTGATAAAGCCAGATGTGGAATTTTTGGTTCAGATCGTCAGTCTGTACAGAggtggtcaggagagaggtgcaacagtgatttgtctgcagccatctgtaaaacatgctggaggctctgtcatggtttgaggctgcagttcagccagtggtgctggagatcttgtcaaaactgatggaatcaTGAACCCAGAAAAGTACCGTAAAATTTTAATCCACCATGCAGCACAATCTGATTGGCAACGGtttcattttttcagcatgacaatgatcccaaacacactgccagtgcagtaaaatcatacctggagagaaaaacacacagtggaaaactgtcagtcatggattgacctccacagagcctggacctcaacatgaCTGAAGcactgtgggatcatcttgatgtAGAACGTTCTGAACCCACAGCTAAAGGCAGCCGTGGAATTTAatgagcctggagaactattccttaAGTCTACTAAAGAAAGCTTGTTAGAGTAGCACGAACCATTTTTGCATTATATATATTTCCATTTCCGTTTGAATAATCTGGCCCATCTGTTTTCCTTGCAACGTATAAAGAAATGtgtggtggctcaagacttttgcacagcactacaCTGTACCAGGAAAATCACCAAATCCTGGTTAAATTCATATACTGAGTGGCTGATGGATGGATAGCTGACTGAAGGTTAAATGGTATGAAGTCATAAATAAaagtcatctgttttttttattgatagAAACACCTCAAAAGAGTCAGAACTATATGTCTAAAAACTTGCGCTTGGAGCAGTGAGGTACTGAGATATATTTGCTAACTTGTAACCTACATGTAGACAATCCTTCAATTCTTAGGCctaaggaggggtcatcaagaTGATGATTGCTGATTAAACTGCATCTTGTCAGACAGCCGCAGTCGGCCTGTTCTTTGAAGGAAAGGAGAAACACGATTTTTGAGAATTGGTCGCATTAAACCAAACAATCTGTCTGTGCTTTTAGGAATCCTGTGTGTGGCAGACCAGTGTCACGGGCTCAGAGAGCTAGCGCTAAACTACCACCTCCTGAGCGATGAACTCCTGCTGGCCCTCTCCTCGGAAAAACACGTCCATCTGGAACACTTGCGAATCGATGTGGTGAGTGAGAACCCTGGGCAGCACTTCCACACCATCAAGAAGAGCAGCTGGGATGCCATGGTGCGACACTCGCCCAAATTCAACCTGGTCATGTACTTCTTCCTTTATGAGGACGAATTCAGCCCCTTCTTTAATGAGGAAATTCCGGTCACGCACCTCTACTTTGGGCGCTCAGTCAGCAAAGAGGTCCTGGGCCGAGTGGGCCTCCACTGCCCTCGTCTGGTGGAGCTGGTTGTGTGCGCCAATGGCCTGCGTCCTCTGGACGAGGAGCTGATCCGCATTGCCAAGCACTGCACCCAGCTGTCAGCCATTGGTCTGGGTGAGTGTGAGGTGTCCTGCAGTGCATTTGTGGAGTTTGTCAAAATGTGTGGCCGCAGGCTGTCCCAACTGTCCATCATGGAGGAGGTGCTGATTCCGGATCATAAATACTCCCTGGATGAGATTCATTGGGAGGTGTCGAAGCACCTGGGCCGGGTCTGGTTCCCAGACATGATGCCGACCTGGTAGGGAGTGAAGCCAGTGCTCAGAGTTCAGTATGTCGGGTTTGGGGTGTGGAACAATCATTGCCTCCATGTTTGCACTGAAAAGCCTTTAATTACTCGGCTGGAAAGTTCGGTGACAACACAGAGAGCACAAACTCGCTGAACTCCCGTTAGCAGGGCAGGGATGTAAATGTGGCATCTGACTGCAGCACAATGTTATCGCGTTATCATGCAAACACGACAGAATTCCTGCTCTGCTTAATCCGGAGATGGAATTCAGCAagctggcttcctcccacagaagAGCAGGTGGaaattcaactaaaaaaaagcaatgttttTATAACTGTAAATAAAGTTATATGGACATTATAGCCTGGTTATGATAATCGGTATTATGAGAgggcatgtgtgcatgcatgtgtgggtgggtgttaACGTGTTTTTCACCATTGAGGAGTAAATTGGGACAATTAGGTGCACAATTGCATGTTGTTACGCTGCCACTTGACCTACATAAATCTAGTCTGAGATAGCAGCTCTGCACTCTGTAACACAATATGGCATTTGGCCACATGGTTATCTGTACATAGGATGTGACAGAAGGTGTTTTGTCATGTGTAGCTGAATTTTGCAGAAGAGTAGCTGGCTCCTACACCTCGTTTCAACCCAATTTAAAGTGCAGCGATAGTGTTGACAACAACTTGTTTGTCCTCCTCGCCCGAGGAGCTCAAATTGTGTCTCACAAAAAACACGATCGCTGAACAAGCTGAAGTTGGTTGAGAGAAACAGAACTGTGTACATAGGTCTCTATATTTGTGGTGTGAAGGTGTAGAGTGTTGATTGGTGTCCTTTTTCCCCCTCCATCaaacataaatcatttttttgttttggaaaaaggtttttgtacagtcAGATTTCCTAAGCACCTTATATGAAAACCAAATGATAGGACACACCAGGTCCTTATGACCAAATATGGTGATTATTCATACTGTACTTGGCTCTGTTGACTCAGATCCCAAGTACAGCATATTGAAGTTAATAAGCTCTAATTACTGAGTAAAACAATCAAATAATTCTATGTAAATAGTGCACAGAAATGTCTGAATTTGGAGGTAGAGATCAGTGCTCTCAGTTCTTCATGCTCAGATTGCTTTGTAATCATTCAGTAGACTAGTCATTATGGCTGTTAGCTTACCATGCACATTGGAAATGCAAATCCAATCCATTTGTGTTTCTCAgatgcattaaaatgaaaaaatattttctacatAAGTTTCATTTGTATCTTCTGCTATTTGCCTGTTGAAGCTCTAAACCCCGGCCTTCTGTTGTGAATATCTGCCCTTCCTATTAGtccacatttttctctgtattgtgcCATCACATCTCACATACAGGAGAGGAAGCAGTATTCACCTTTACCATTATAAACACCGTCTGCAGATTTTTCTAGTGCTCCTGTCCCAAACATCcattcatttcagtttaaaGAGGTTTGGCAAGTCAGATGAGTGAAACGGAgttgtttttcctttaagaGGGAAGTCAGATGCATCTGTATATAAAACGCTGTGTGTTTTGATTATTCTGAatagaaatgtatttctttatttcgCCCTCTGTCAGGGTTTGAAGTTTCCTTAACCGATTGCTCGTGTCTTTTATAAAACCAGAGTGCAAATTATCCTTTACTAGATGGATCTTTTTCATACTATAGCCACTAGAGAAGTTAAAGCTGTGTAATTTATTGATATGGATTCTGCTTTTGTaatgagtttgtttttcagttataCAGAAGAAgcaagcagagcagcagagaggtttttctttgtttagttgAGACACACTGACCTGCTGTCACCACGGTTTTGTGGCATGCAGGTGGTCCTAATGTTTTGAGTCCACTGCCACATACTCCCCACATAGTCCCTGGAGagattttaggattttttttttttctgcagaggaATACGAATACCTTTTTATTAGTCctacaatggggaaattacagtcaACAGCTAAGGAATGCCATTTAATCTCTGTGAGGTCCAATGTAAGAAAACACTCAATAAAAATCCCTAGCAGTGGTTGGATGGCATTTcatacattaaataattagcCATGAATTAAAATCAAACCTTTAGATATGTATGTCTGTATGTTATTAAAAGGTATTTGTGCATATATATGAACGATGTCAAAGTTTTTGGTAGTGGACAAACTTTAGGACAGTGCTGTGTGTTGTTTCTGCCAGATTTCATTCCTTTTTATCTACGTTTCATTTCATGTAGGATAAAACTGAGACAGTTATTGCAGGCGGTGCAAAAGCTTCTTGGTATTATTGAATGAATATAGTCTCTGTATTCACTGAAGTAGAAGATACCTGTGCTGATTGTGCTCATGTACATTAGCATCTTAATGGTACAGTAACATATCTCCtggttattttatttcagaatTTGTGCAGTGCATTAAACAGCGGCCCTGTTTCCACTCAGCGTACCTAGTTTATCCTGTTCtttgtatttgcttttattggaaCATTCAGCTGGAAAAATGAAACACTTCACATCGTCACCTGgttaaaataatggcccaagtcttttttttttttttttgcctaaatcgtatttttgatgtttctttcagtttttttgtcttttgtgaaaaacctggaaaacaaaaaaaaaagatttaggccattattttaacaaggtgatgGCAGGGTAACTGTTGACTGAGAGGGAGCATTATTTAACTTTGATCATAAGTACGCCTCTGGTCTGTAACCATTATTTCAACTTCTTTATTTACGGAGTACTCCTGGTTTATTCGGCGTTAGCTGGTGTTAAATGCTCTCTAGTTTTGCTTCTGTACGGCAAAAGCTTTGTCTACTTTGCTTTACTGGTCACCTGtcttgaaattaaaattattgttTTGGACATGTGATCTCACACTGTAATAAAAAATTTGTGAATGTACCCTTTGCAACTGTCATGtcgtcatttttttccccctttattaGCAGAGGGGAGACAcagttaaacagaaaaatgcaagTTTAGTTCAGGAAAGGACTCAGTTATTAAAATGGGATGCATCTGAGATGAAAAGATGTATTAACAGTTTTCTTAAATAATGCTGCTGAAACTCTAAAAGGAACATCTGATGGCTCAAAATGGTCCTACCTCAAAGTATAATGTGGGGCAATTATTTGTCCTGCagaatcaacattttaaaaggtCTAAACAGGATTTTTCCTACTTAGTATGTCATCACCACtataataaaatgatttataAGCAAGGTTTGTTTTCTCATTTGGGTTTGTGCATGTTTATTTATCCAGATAATCTCATTTTGGTCATCATATGGCCAGAAATACCAGGAAAATGCACAGATTTCTATCAAAGTAACACTGAATCACTGCCTTTACTGTGTGGCTCGATCACGCCTGAACGTGTAGTCATCCCACAAACGCCACTTCTTGGCCAGGAAAAATCCTGCTAAATGTTTCCAAACATTTAAACACTGGAAAGTTcagtagtatttttttaaaaacaggcattACAAATACAGTTTGTTATAAAGCAGGGAATGCACTCAGCAGAGCTGCAAAGTCTCAAGGGTGTGCATAAAGCTCTTTGGTGAGAAATACTgaatgaaaattattttcttgtCAAGAATGTGtgattttatgcttttatgattaaaagctctaaaaaatacaaataaaccaAAGGCTACAGTTCAGAGCTATTGCAGTCCTCTcaaagtacacccttactgcttccataaaaCTTAAGTAGCACCctggtgctgctaatcaaatgcacttgattaaatgATCAGCAAGCGTGaacataaaagcagaggttttagcATTTTGCAGGTCTGGAGTGCCACAGTCTCCCATCAATTTGCTGGAATTTCGACTCCCGGCGAATTCACCCCAAagtcagaccgtgcaatgctcagagaaactgcaaaaaaaccccaagagcttcatctcagactctacaggcctcagttagcatattaaatattaaagttcatgacagtacaattagaaacagAC from Archocentrus centrarchus isolate MPI-CPG fArcCen1 chromosome 21, fArcCen1, whole genome shotgun sequence carries:
- the fbxl3a gene encoding F-box/LRR-repeat protein 3; protein product: MKRVRGGEEGSDDSSSESPPEACKKVRKQMSDDSEANVAGESLDCDWARLPQELLLHIFQYLPLLDRAYASQVCRGWNQAFHMPELWRCFEFELNQPASSYLKATHPDLIKQIIKRHSNHLQYVSFKVDSSTESAEAACDILSQLVNCSLKTLGLISTARPSFMEVPKSHFISALTVVFVNSKSLSSLKIDDTPVDDPSLKVLVANNSDTLKLLKMSSCPHVSPAGILCVADQCHGLRELALNYHLLSDELLLALSSEKHVHLEHLRIDVVSENPGQHFHTIKKSSWDAMVRHSPKFNLVMYFFLYEDEFSPFFNEEIPVTHLYFGRSVSKEVLGRVGLHCPRLVELVVCANGLRPLDEELIRIAKHCTQLSAIGLGECEVSCSAFVEFVKMCGRRLSQLSIMEEVLIPDHKYSLDEIHWEVSKHLGRVWFPDMMPTW